One genomic region from Devosia neptuniae encodes:
- the trbL gene encoding P-type conjugative transfer protein TrbL, with protein sequence MGSTPLHPAYVLIVAIWVVGIGAAHGQDGGVLANLENGIANAAAGWEATIMQAARSLFWILAGIEVGIAAVWLAIQGASLDNWFAELVRRILFIGFFVFVLEQGPGFGRAVVDSLFQIGSSGGSASPVDVFNAGIAVASDMSQDVRFGLFEDNALAIAAVFAMIVVVICFALVAAIFVAVMVEMYVGLLAGMIMLGLGGSSFTKDFAVRYLIYAFSVGMKLMALVMIARIGSEVLIDMADASASGDKFLTSLAIAGIAVVVFMIAIYVPAIIQGVIQGVSVTNGGETLRPTLANAQFGAGVAAMAATTAGAGGRAAAGAFERGGFTGATAAGSAAMASTAIRGLAATGSAVKDQAIGAPGSFGTSTMGLANSKLAASLGQGGRPASSTKPSVPSGKIDKP encoded by the coding sequence ATGGGCTCCACTCCTTTGCATCCCGCCTACGTCCTCATCGTCGCAATTTGGGTTGTTGGCATCGGTGCTGCCCATGGGCAAGACGGTGGCGTGCTCGCCAATTTGGAGAACGGCATTGCCAATGCGGCAGCAGGGTGGGAAGCCACTATTATGCAAGCCGCGCGGTCGCTGTTCTGGATTCTTGCAGGCATCGAAGTTGGGATTGCTGCCGTATGGTTGGCGATTCAAGGGGCCTCGCTCGACAATTGGTTTGCCGAGTTGGTTCGTCGAATCCTCTTTATCGGCTTTTTTGTCTTCGTGCTGGAGCAGGGACCGGGGTTCGGTCGCGCCGTTGTAGATAGCCTGTTCCAAATCGGATCCAGTGGTGGCTCGGCATCGCCCGTCGATGTCTTCAACGCCGGCATAGCCGTAGCGTCAGACATGTCACAGGACGTCCGATTTGGTCTCTTTGAGGACAATGCTCTCGCCATAGCGGCGGTCTTCGCCATGATCGTCGTCGTGATCTGTTTCGCCCTGGTCGCAGCGATCTTCGTTGCGGTGATGGTCGAAATGTATGTCGGCCTTCTTGCCGGCATGATCATGCTCGGTCTAGGTGGCTCCAGCTTCACCAAGGATTTCGCCGTCCGCTATCTGATCTACGCGTTTAGTGTCGGTATGAAGCTCATGGCCCTTGTCATGATCGCGCGCATAGGCTCGGAAGTCCTCATTGATATGGCCGATGCCAGCGCGAGCGGCGACAAGTTTCTGACCTCACTCGCCATTGCCGGCATTGCCGTCGTCGTCTTCATGATCGCGATCTATGTGCCGGCCATTATCCAGGGCGTGATCCAAGGCGTTTCGGTGACCAATGGTGGTGAGACCCTACGGCCAACATTAGCTAACGCCCAATTCGGCGCCGGCGTTGCTGCTATGGCCGCGACCACCGCCGGGGCAGGGGGGCGGGCTGCCGCCGGCGCCTTTGAACGAGGCGGCTTCACGGGTGCAACAGCAGCTGGTTCGGCTGCAATGGCGTCAACAGCCATACGCGGCCTTGCAGCGACGGGATCAGCGGTTAAGGACCAGGCTATCGGCGCTCCCGGCAGTTTCGGGACGAGCACTATGGGTCTGGCTAACTCCAAGCTGGCCGCCAGCCTGGGGCAGGGCGGTCGTCCGGCTAGCTCCACCAAACCTTCCGTCCCTTCCGGCAAGATCGACAAGCCGTAA
- the trbJ gene encoding P-type conjugative transfer protein TrbJ yields MGQHRLFEAAAALLIAASPIPTSAAGQLVGATEFTQILNNAELVGLVGQSGVQIDNQITQIGHQLEQIQNQLRIYENMMQNTLTLPDQVWGQVESDLDRLRTIVGEGQGMAFSMGNIDDMLKQRFQSYSEFLADPLRGEDFSAAYQSWSDTNRDTIAGTLKTANLTAEQFSSEEATMAQLRNMSQTSVGQMQALQVGHQIATQQVAQTQKLRGLVSQQMTMMGTWYQSEQAARDLAQSRREEFFNATRPPTSGGQQMEPRW; encoded by the coding sequence ATGGGTCAGCATCGTCTGTTTGAGGCCGCAGCGGCCCTTCTGATTGCAGCGTCTCCCATTCCGACTTCAGCGGCTGGGCAACTGGTTGGCGCGACGGAGTTCACCCAGATACTCAACAATGCCGAGCTTGTGGGCTTGGTGGGGCAGTCTGGGGTGCAGATCGACAACCAAATCACTCAGATCGGCCATCAACTCGAGCAGATCCAAAACCAACTCAGAATCTACGAAAACATGATGCAGAACACCCTGACATTACCCGATCAGGTGTGGGGCCAAGTCGAGAGCGATCTTGACCGACTACGAACCATTGTTGGGGAGGGGCAAGGGATGGCTTTCTCCATGGGCAATATCGATGACATGCTCAAGCAGCGGTTCCAAAGCTATTCCGAGTTCTTGGCCGATCCTCTGCGCGGCGAGGACTTCTCGGCGGCGTATCAGAGCTGGTCCGATACCAACCGCGACACCATTGCCGGGACGCTTAAGACGGCAAACCTGACTGCCGAGCAGTTCAGCTCGGAGGAGGCGACCATGGCCCAATTGCGGAACATGTCGCAAACCTCGGTTGGCCAAATGCAGGCTCTGCAGGTGGGCCACCAGATTGCGACCCAGCAGGTGGCGCAGACCCAAAAGCTTCGGGGTCTTGTCTCGCAGCAGATGACCATGATGGGCACCTGGTACCAATCCGAGCAGGCGGCGAGGGATCTGGCACAGTCGCGTCGCGAAGAATTTTTCAACGCCACCCGCCCACCAACATCAGGCGGCCAACAAATGGAGCCTCGTTGGTGA
- a CDS encoding conjugal transfer protein TrbE → MVALKQFRRTAPGFSDLLPYAGLVDNGVLLLKDGSLVAGWYFAGPDSESATDVERNEVSRQINAILARLGSGWMIQVEALRLPTTSYPTREQSYFPDQVSVLIDDERRQHFEAANGHFESQHAIILTYRSPQPGQSRLTRYVYADRASRAERFGDTALAAFKTAIREFEQYMANVVTIRRMVTHETPDHGGARSAHYDELLQFVRFCVVGENHPVRLPDIPMYLDFLVTAEFHHGLSPLIDNRYLSVVAIDGFPGESWPGILNTLDLMPLSYRWSSRFMFLDPIEARQKLERTRKKWLQKVRPFMDQLFQTRSGAVDQDAALMASEAEDAIAEANSQLVAYGYYTPVIVLFGDNDQKLREQAESVRRIVQAEGFGARIETLNATEAYLGSLPGNWYANIREPLLNTRNLADLIPLNAVWSGSRVCPCPFYPQNASPLMQVVSGSTPFRLNLHSGDVGHTLIFGPTGSGKSTLLALIAAQFRRYENAQLFAFDKGKSMLPLTLGVGGDHYDVGAGEALAFCPLSELTSDSDRAWAAQWLETLLVLQGVRVTPDHRNAISRQLGLMTTSERRSLSDFISGVQLREIKEALHHYSVDGPMGHLLDAEGDELTLSSFQTFEIEELMNMGERNLVPVLLYLFRRIEKRLTGAPSLIILDEAWLMLGHPAFRDKIREWLKVLRKANCAVVLATQSISDAENSGIIDVLKESCPTKICLPNGSARETGTREFYERIGFNDRQIEIIATAMPKREYYVVSPDGRRLFNMALGPATLSFVGASSRDDLARVTALYQQFGTGWPAQWLAERGVFHGSASSV, encoded by the coding sequence ATGGTTGCACTTAAGCAGTTTCGCCGCACCGCGCCAGGCTTTTCGGACTTGCTGCCCTATGCCGGGCTTGTGGACAACGGGGTGCTCTTGCTCAAGGACGGCTCGCTAGTGGCCGGCTGGTACTTTGCAGGCCCTGACAGCGAAAGCGCCACCGATGTCGAGCGCAATGAAGTGTCCCGTCAGATCAACGCCATCCTTGCCCGATTGGGGAGCGGCTGGATGATCCAGGTCGAAGCCTTGCGGCTGCCCACCACCAGCTACCCGACCCGCGAGCAATCTTATTTCCCTGACCAGGTTAGTGTGTTGATCGATGACGAGCGACGCCAGCACTTTGAGGCGGCAAACGGGCATTTCGAGAGCCAGCACGCCATCATCCTCACTTATCGTTCGCCCCAGCCGGGGCAATCGAGGCTTACGCGCTATGTCTATGCGGATAGGGCCTCGCGGGCGGAGCGGTTTGGTGACACCGCGCTTGCCGCCTTCAAAACAGCGATCCGTGAATTTGAACAGTATATGGCCAATGTAGTGACCATCCGGCGCATGGTCACCCACGAAACACCCGATCATGGTGGCGCCCGAAGCGCCCATTATGACGAGTTACTGCAGTTCGTGCGCTTCTGCGTTGTTGGGGAGAACCACCCAGTCCGCCTACCCGATATTCCAATGTATTTAGATTTCCTGGTAACGGCCGAGTTTCATCACGGCCTCTCCCCGCTGATCGACAATCGGTATTTGTCTGTGGTCGCCATAGACGGGTTTCCGGGCGAAAGCTGGCCCGGGATCCTCAACACTCTGGACTTGATGCCGCTAAGCTACCGTTGGTCGAGCCGGTTCATGTTCCTCGATCCGATCGAGGCACGGCAAAAGCTCGAGCGCACACGAAAAAAGTGGCTGCAGAAAGTTCGGCCTTTCATGGATCAGCTATTCCAGACCAGGTCGGGCGCCGTCGACCAGGACGCCGCTCTGATGGCGAGCGAGGCCGAAGACGCCATTGCCGAGGCTAATTCGCAACTGGTCGCCTATGGCTACTATACCCCAGTCATTGTTCTCTTTGGAGACAATGACCAAAAGCTGCGCGAACAGGCCGAGAGCGTTCGCCGGATCGTCCAGGCCGAAGGCTTTGGTGCCCGCATTGAAACGCTGAATGCGACCGAGGCCTATCTGGGGAGTCTGCCAGGCAATTGGTACGCAAACATCCGCGAGCCGCTCCTCAATACCCGCAACCTAGCCGATCTTATCCCGCTTAACGCGGTATGGTCCGGAAGCCGCGTCTGTCCTTGCCCATTCTATCCACAAAATGCGTCGCCCCTGATGCAGGTGGTCAGTGGTTCAACCCCATTCCGGCTTAACCTGCATTCTGGTGACGTGGGGCACACATTGATCTTTGGCCCCACCGGCTCAGGTAAGTCGACATTGCTAGCGTTGATCGCTGCACAGTTTCGTCGCTACGAAAACGCTCAGCTGTTTGCCTTCGATAAAGGCAAGTCGATGCTGCCGCTCACGCTGGGCGTTGGCGGCGATCACTATGATGTCGGGGCAGGTGAGGCCCTGGCGTTTTGCCCATTAAGCGAGCTGACGTCTGACAGCGATCGAGCTTGGGCCGCCCAATGGCTCGAGACACTACTCGTCCTGCAGGGCGTCCGGGTAACACCTGACCATCGCAATGCCATTTCCCGGCAATTGGGGTTGATGACAACCTCGGAGCGCCGCTCGCTTTCCGACTTCATTTCGGGCGTGCAACTGCGCGAAATCAAGGAGGCGCTGCATCATTACAGCGTCGATGGTCCGATGGGTCATCTGCTCGATGCCGAAGGTGATGAACTGACATTGTCCAGCTTCCAGACCTTCGAGATCGAAGAGCTGATGAATATGGGTGAGCGCAATCTGGTACCGGTGCTGCTCTATCTGTTTCGGCGCATTGAGAAGCGACTAACTGGCGCGCCCAGCCTGATCATTTTGGATGAAGCCTGGCTGATGCTAGGCCATCCGGCTTTTCGCGACAAGATCCGCGAGTGGCTCAAGGTGTTGCGCAAGGCCAATTGCGCTGTCGTTCTAGCAACCCAATCGATTTCGGACGCGGAGAATTCCGGCATCATCGATGTCCTCAAGGAATCCTGCCCGACCAAAATCTGTCTGCCAAACGGGTCCGCGAGGGAGACGGGAACGCGCGAGTTCTACGAGCGGATCGGTTTTAATGACCGGCAAATCGAGATCATAGCCACGGCTATGCCAAAGCGAGAATACTACGTCGTCTCGCCCGATGGTCGACGGCTCTTCAACATGGCGCTGGGCCCGGCAACATTGAGCTTTGTCGGTGCCAGTAGTCGCGACGATCTTGCTCGCGTCACCGCGCTTTATCAGCAATTCGGGACAGGCTGGCCAGCGCAGTGGCTTGCCGAAAGAGGTGTGTTCCATGGGTCAGCATCGTCTGTTTGA
- a CDS encoding conjugal transfer protein TrbD yields the protein MTEIGSRLQRVRIHRALSRPNLLLGADRELVLATGLASIILIFVVLTPTSAVVGITIWIVIVGLLRMMGNADPLMRRVYLRHIRYRPFYRPTASPWRKY from the coding sequence ATGACTGAGATTGGCAGCCGCTTGCAGCGCGTCCGGATCCATCGCGCGCTCTCGCGGCCTAACCTTTTGTTGGGCGCCGACCGCGAACTGGTTCTGGCCACCGGCCTCGCTTCCATCATTTTGATCTTCGTGGTGCTCACGCCAACGTCCGCCGTGGTGGGCATCACCATCTGGATCGTAATCGTGGGCCTGCTGCGCATGATGGGCAATGCCGACCCCCTGATGCGCCGGGTCTATCTGCGGCACATCCGCTACCGGCCATTCTACCGGCCAACCGCTTCGCCGTGGCGCAAATACTAA
- a CDS encoding TrbC/VirB2 family protein, translating to MNASVMVRPSLASGGGGLPWEGPLQQIQQSITGPVAGAIALAAVAVAGGMLIFGGELNDFARRLMYIVLVAGVLLGATQIVALFGSTGASIGEAAQFSSVGAIGAFHD from the coding sequence ATGAATGCGAGCGTGATGGTTCGACCGTCCTTGGCCAGCGGGGGAGGGGGGTTACCCTGGGAGGGTCCGCTCCAGCAAATTCAGCAATCCATTACCGGGCCGGTGGCCGGCGCGATTGCCTTGGCCGCCGTCGCGGTCGCCGGCGGCATGCTGATCTTCGGTGGCGAACTCAACGATTTCGCGCGGCGATTGATGTACATCGTGCTCGTCGCTGGGGTCCTGCTCGGCGCCACGCAGATCGTTGCGCTGTTCGGTTCGACGGGCGCCTCCATTGGCGAGGCGGCACAGTTCTCTTCAGTCGGAGCAATCGGAGCGTTCCATGACTGA
- the trbB gene encoding P-type conjugative transfer ATPase TrbB translates to MASTVSQSRQRLIRKLSDALGPNIQSALNDPSVVEVMLNPNSRIFVERIGQGVSSCGELGAEAAETVIGIVAHALNSEANHDHPIVSGELPIAGYRFEGLLPPLVGAPTFTIRKPASMVMSLAEYMGNHSITAEDAEIIRNAVVSRLNIVIAGGTGSGKTTLANAIIAEIATTAPDQRLVILEDTSEIQCAAHNVVTLHTSDSADMARLLKSTMRLRPDRIIVGEVRDGAALTLLKAWNTGHPGGVTTIHANSAISALTRLEQLVAEVSAMPMREVIGEAVDLIVAIARTPTGRRVTEILHVENYRSGSYQFEICSPDKENANVA, encoded by the coding sequence ATGGCCAGCACCGTTTCTCAGTCTCGGCAGCGTCTAATACGCAAGCTCAGCGACGCGCTTGGCCCCAACATCCAGTCCGCGCTTAACGATCCGAGCGTCGTCGAGGTCATGCTCAACCCGAACAGTCGAATTTTCGTTGAGCGGATAGGGCAGGGCGTGTCCTCCTGCGGTGAGCTAGGTGCGGAGGCAGCCGAAACCGTCATTGGCATCGTGGCGCATGCACTCAACTCCGAGGCCAATCACGATCATCCCATTGTTTCAGGCGAACTTCCGATTGCAGGCTACCGTTTCGAGGGCTTGTTGCCGCCGCTGGTCGGGGCGCCAACGTTTACGATCCGCAAGCCGGCCTCGATGGTGATGTCGCTCGCGGAATATATGGGCAACCACAGCATCACGGCCGAGGACGCCGAGATTATTCGCAATGCTGTCGTCTCACGTCTGAATATCGTCATCGCTGGTGGGACCGGCAGCGGCAAGACGACGTTGGCCAATGCCATCATTGCAGAAATTGCCACCACGGCACCGGATCAGCGTCTAGTCATTCTTGAAGACACGTCCGAAATCCAGTGCGCAGCACACAATGTGGTCACGCTTCACACCTCAGATTCCGCTGACATGGCACGCCTGCTCAAATCCACCATGCGCTTGCGGCCGGACCGCATCATCGTGGGGGAAGTCCGCGACGGCGCCGCGCTGACCTTGCTCAAAGCCTGGAACACAGGGCACCCAGGTGGTGTCACCACCATCCACGCCAATAGCGCCATCTCCGCCCTCACACGCCTCGAGCAACTCGTTGCCGAGGTTAGTGCCATGCCGATGCGCGAGGTGATCGGGGAAGCTGTCGACCTCATCGTGGCGATTGCCCGAACACCAACAGGACGCCGCGTCACAGAAATCCTGCATGTCGAGAACTATCGCAGTGGCAGCTACCAGTTCGAGATTTGTTCGCCAGACAAGGAGAATGCGAATGTGGCGTAA
- the repA gene encoding plasmid partitioning protein RepA: protein MISLAPFEFDDKILAQGAEISRKLDQLRMEKFPPNAQKTLRLFGMAEVAHYLGVSPNNLKRLHLEGKGPVPQIASGGRRFYTAEQMIELRHYLDKNGRSDAKNYVPGRKPGEKLQVIAVVNFKGGSGKTTTATHLAQHLALTGHRVLAVDLDPQASLSALHGFQPELDKNSSLYDSIRYDNPRPLAEVIRPTNFPLLDIIPANLELQEYEYETPLAMQTSQDGKRFFTRLGKSLETVDDRFDVVVIDCPPQLGYLTLTALSAATSVLITVHPQMLDLMSMSQFLLMLGNIAKTIKKAGADFHLDWLRYLITRYEPMDVPQAQMLGFMQSMLAEDILQHQMLKSTAISDAGLTKQSLYEVERANFNRDTYDRAIESLDAVNFEIQGLVHHAWGRS from the coding sequence ATGATCTCGCTGGCACCCTTTGAGTTCGACGATAAGATTTTGGCTCAGGGTGCCGAAATCTCCCGCAAGCTTGACCAGCTTCGCATGGAGAAATTTCCGCCAAATGCGCAGAAGACCCTTCGGCTGTTCGGCATGGCCGAAGTTGCCCATTACCTCGGTGTTAGCCCCAATAATTTGAAACGGCTCCACCTCGAAGGTAAGGGACCGGTCCCACAAATTGCTAGTGGTGGCCGCCGCTTCTACACAGCCGAGCAGATGATCGAGCTCAGGCACTATCTCGACAAAAATGGACGATCTGACGCCAAGAACTATGTCCCGGGCCGCAAGCCCGGTGAAAAGCTTCAGGTCATCGCGGTAGTTAACTTTAAGGGTGGCTCGGGCAAAACGACGACTGCGACCCACCTCGCCCAGCACCTAGCCCTGACGGGTCATCGAGTCCTTGCGGTTGATCTTGACCCGCAGGCCTCGTTGTCGGCGTTGCATGGTTTCCAACCCGAACTCGATAAGAACTCCTCGCTTTACGATTCCATCCGCTATGACAATCCACGTCCGCTGGCTGAGGTTATTCGACCGACCAATTTCCCCCTACTCGACATTATTCCTGCAAATCTTGAGCTGCAAGAATACGAGTACGAGACACCTCTGGCCATGCAGACTTCACAGGACGGGAAGCGCTTCTTCACTCGTCTGGGGAAGTCTCTTGAAACGGTAGACGACCGTTTTGACGTCGTGGTCATCGATTGCCCGCCGCAGCTCGGCTACCTGACTCTGACCGCACTTAGCGCAGCGACATCGGTTCTGATCACGGTCCATCCGCAAATGCTCGATCTTATGTCGATGAGTCAGTTTCTGCTAATGCTCGGGAACATTGCTAAGACGATCAAGAAGGCGGGTGCAGACTTTCACCTCGACTGGCTGCGCTACCTCATCACGCGCTACGAGCCGATGGACGTTCCACAGGCCCAGATGCTTGGGTTCATGCAGTCCATGCTTGCCGAGGACATCTTACAACACCAGATGCTCAAGTCGACGGCTATCTCTGACGCGGGTCTCACCAAGCAGTCTCTTTATGAAGTTGAGCGTGCCAACTTCAATCGAGATACCTATGACCGCGCCATCGAGAGCCTCGATGCGGTGAATTTTGAGATTCAAGGGCTTGTCCACCACGCTTGGGGAAGGTCATGA
- the repB gene encoding plasmid partitioning protein RepB: MARRNPFANLLSHEESATDNRALDYATKGATRSLLSSIDEMASQADKLLEGETIVELDPATIDDSFARDRFDLDDDDYREEFQRVLEAVRERGQDSPVLVRPHPSQTGRYMLVFGHLRRRAAVELGRKVRAVIKPMTDRDHVIAQGQENNGRANTSFIEKAVFAAEISNRNFDDDNSTVMAALGADKSTLSKMLAVAGLPTPLLKAIGRAKRIGRDRWYDLKLLLDKPSNLEEALSFMESPAIATLPSDARFDALVSHLKTKKVNARPKASPARASWAPADGRLAAEAVTDGKKFTLALKARGPDARAFGDYLTEHLDRFYEEFRQQTDQQNNGE, encoded by the coding sequence ATGGCGCGAAGAAACCCTTTTGCCAATTTGCTAAGCCATGAAGAGTCGGCGACGGATAACCGTGCGCTCGATTATGCTACGAAGGGCGCTACGCGTTCCCTGCTGAGCTCGATCGACGAAATGGCCTCGCAGGCGGACAAGCTGCTCGAAGGCGAGACGATCGTCGAGCTTGATCCTGCCACCATCGACGATTCTTTCGCCAGAGATCGCTTCGACCTCGATGACGATGACTATAGGGAAGAATTCCAGCGAGTGTTGGAAGCGGTGCGCGAGCGAGGACAAGATTCCCCGGTTCTCGTTCGTCCGCATCCGAGCCAGACTGGCCGCTATATGCTCGTCTTTGGCCACCTGAGGCGGCGAGCTGCAGTTGAACTCGGCCGCAAGGTTCGCGCCGTGATCAAGCCGATGACTGATCGGGATCACGTTATAGCGCAGGGGCAGGAAAACAACGGTCGAGCCAATACGTCCTTTATTGAGAAAGCTGTCTTTGCCGCTGAGATCAGCAACCGGAATTTTGACGACGACAACTCCACTGTGATGGCGGCCCTCGGCGCCGATAAGTCGACGCTGTCAAAAATGCTCGCTGTCGCTGGGCTTCCGACGCCGCTACTGAAGGCGATCGGTCGCGCCAAGCGTATTGGTCGAGATCGCTGGTATGATCTTAAATTGCTCCTGGATAAGCCCAGCAATCTCGAGGAAGCGCTTAGCTTTATGGAGTCGCCAGCAATCGCCACCTTGCCAAGTGACGCTAGGTTCGATGCGCTGGTCTCCCATCTCAAAACCAAAAAAGTGAATGCGCGTCCAAAAGCAAGTCCCGCCCGAGCGAGCTGGGCGCCGGCCGATGGTCGTCTGGCAGCGGAAGCGGTCACTGATGGAAAGAAATTCACCCTTGCCCTCAAGGCGAGGGGACCGGATGCACGAGCGTTCGGAGACTACCTGACGGAGCATCTCGACCGTTTTTACGAGGAATTCCGGCAGCAAACCGACCAACAAAACAACGGAGAGTAG
- the repC gene encoding plasmid replication protein RepC: protein MQTYTSTTPFGRRALSLGMISSQVASKAMPKDATVHKWHVFQNIKEARIALGATDRALAILDALLSFHPETALYGDSELIVWPSNEQLIGRANGMSPATLRRHLANLVDCGLVIRRDSPNGKRFARKGYDGEIEQAYGFDISPIVARAAEFKELAEAVRAEKKAHRLVKERLTICRRDIVKMIEAGIEEGVPANWGRVQQAYQTIVGQIPRTAPRQVLEAIATDLEDLWSEVRDVLESFVKTKNLNANESQTERHIQNSKPDSKNESEHRLGKIEEASGSASDPDNVRSLPKRELPLGIVLDACPNLLWLVKGGSGIRNWREFLAAAEVARPSLGISPSAWEDARTAMGEQQAAITIAAIYQRQDQIKSAGGYLRNLTDRAKDGKFSVWPMVMALVRAKLDAAKVANSGVAEAADELETAGKVVRTEKRLEISDALRQNLDRRGPKS from the coding sequence ATGCAGACGTATACCTCAACGACGCCCTTTGGGCGGCGAGCGCTATCACTTGGCATGATTTCAAGTCAGGTGGCCTCTAAGGCAATGCCTAAGGACGCGACCGTTCACAAATGGCACGTCTTTCAGAATATTAAGGAAGCCAGGATTGCCCTGGGTGCGACCGATCGCGCCTTGGCCATTCTTGACGCCTTGCTGTCCTTCCATCCCGAAACCGCGCTCTATGGCGATAGCGAACTCATTGTCTGGCCGTCCAACGAGCAGTTGATCGGCCGGGCCAATGGCATGTCGCCGGCGACACTTCGGCGCCATCTGGCAAACTTGGTCGATTGCGGCCTAGTCATCCGCCGGGACAGCCCCAATGGCAAACGCTTCGCCCGTAAAGGCTATGATGGCGAGATCGAGCAGGCCTATGGCTTCGACATTTCTCCAATCGTTGCCCGCGCGGCCGAGTTCAAGGAGCTGGCGGAAGCCGTTCGCGCCGAGAAGAAGGCGCACCGCCTTGTTAAGGAACGGCTAACCATATGCCGCCGTGACATCGTCAAGATGATCGAAGCTGGTATTGAAGAGGGCGTGCCAGCCAACTGGGGTAGGGTGCAGCAAGCCTATCAGACCATCGTCGGCCAGATTCCGCGGACGGCACCACGGCAAGTCCTCGAGGCGATCGCTACGGACCTTGAGGACCTTTGGTCTGAAGTGCGTGACGTATTGGAATCCTTTGTGAAAACAAAGAATCTGAACGCCAATGAGTCTCAAACTGAGCGCCACATACAGAATTCAAAACCAGACTCTAAAAATGAATCTGAACATCGCTTAGGAAAAATAGAAGAAGCGAGCGGCAGCGCCTCGGACCCAGATAACGTACGGAGCCTGCCGAAGCGTGAATTGCCATTGGGAATTGTTCTGGATGCCTGCCCGAACCTGCTTTGGTTGGTGAAGGGCGGCAGCGGCATTCGCAACTGGCGGGAGTTCCTTGCGGCCGCCGAGGTAGCCCGGCCGAGTTTGGGGATTAGCCCCAGCGCCTGGGAGGATGCACGCACTGCGATGGGCGAACAGCAGGCAGCGATCACCATTGCGGCGATCTACCAGCGGCAGGATCAGATCAAAAGCGCCGGGGGTTATTTGCGGAATTTGACCGATCGGGCAAAGGACGGCAAATTCTCGGTCTGGCCGATGGTCATGGCTTTGGTTCGGGCCAAGCTTGATGCGGCGAAGGTGGCCAATAGTGGGGTGGCGGAAGCCGCGGACGAGTTGGAGACAGCTGGCAAAGTGGTTCGTACCGAGAAACGCCTCGAGATCAGTGACGCGCTGCGTCAAAACCTCGATAGGCGCGGGCCAAAATCGTGA
- a CDS encoding MbcA/ParS/Xre antitoxin family protein produces MAQMHKMAAQALPLVLSYMDPAGRIAAERVADGFGMSKSQLAETTGLARETLYRSERIGAPKAQGRLREMLEIISRVTDWAGGKDQAMAWYRAQPLPAFGGRTAEALVKDGKASAVREYLDHMALGGFA; encoded by the coding sequence ATGGCCCAAATGCATAAAATGGCCGCGCAGGCGCTGCCGCTGGTTTTGTCCTATATGGATCCTGCGGGACGGATCGCTGCAGAGCGAGTAGCAGACGGCTTCGGTATGTCTAAGTCGCAGCTGGCGGAGACGACTGGATTAGCGAGAGAGACCCTCTATCGCTCGGAGCGGATAGGGGCGCCAAAAGCTCAGGGCCGGTTGCGGGAAATGCTGGAGATCATTAGCCGGGTGACCGACTGGGCTGGCGGCAAGGATCAGGCAATGGCTTGGTATCGCGCCCAGCCCCTACCGGCCTTCGGAGGTCGGACTGCCGAAGCCCTGGTTAAAGACGGTAAGGCCTCGGCTGTCCGGGAGTACCTTGATCATATGGCACTTGGCGGATTTGCGTGA
- a CDS encoding RES family NAD+ phosphorylase: MRFVGTCFRAHDPRWAFKPISDEGAAIRGARFNPQGVPALYLGLSIMTAIKEISQGFAHRLDPTVLCSYDVDCEDVVDLTTEQGRGDVSVSMDEMRCAWASALAGGKRPISWSIYDRLVTQGVAGILVPSYASGADEEDRNLVLWNWGPTLPHQVEVFDPSGRLPRDQLSWS, translated from the coding sequence GTGAGATTCGTCGGTACTTGCTTTCGCGCTCACGATCCTCGTTGGGCATTCAAGCCGATTTCTGACGAGGGAGCAGCGATACGAGGGGCGCGTTTTAATCCCCAGGGCGTGCCTGCGCTCTATCTTGGGCTCAGCATCATGACCGCGATCAAGGAGATCAGTCAGGGATTCGCGCACCGGCTCGATCCGACAGTGCTGTGTTCCTACGATGTCGATTGCGAGGATGTTGTCGATCTGACGACAGAGCAGGGCAGGGGAGATGTATCGGTGTCGATGGACGAGATGAGGTGTGCTTGGGCGTCAGCTCTCGCTGGTGGCAAGAGGCCTATCTCCTGGTCGATTTATGACCGACTCGTTACACAGGGCGTCGCTGGCATTCTCGTGCCCAGCTATGCTTCTGGCGCCGATGAAGAAGATCGCAATCTGGTTCTGTGGAATTGGGGACCGACGCTGCCACACCAGGTCGAGGTTTTTGATCCTAGCGGCCGGCTGCCGCGCGATCAGCTATCGTGGAGTTAG